From a region of the Lactuca sativa cultivar Salinas chromosome 4, Lsat_Salinas_v11, whole genome shotgun sequence genome:
- the LOC111891516 gene encoding uncharacterized protein LOC111891516: MAETIVFLNKDALIIKSPKKSSSPVLRLIVLIFSMVFGVYICSICFKQINIQTKNTFLDIEVIQRPCYKAFIDRSQIPFLHYPNPKTFKRLECVGNPVRLFAILSMQRSGSGWFETLLNSHINVSSNGEIFGQKFRRNNISSIIKTLDSVYNLDWLTSSSKNECSAAIGFKWMLNQGLMEHPKEIVDYFNDKGVSVIFLLRRNMLRRLVSILANSYDKDAKILNGIHVSHVHSHEEASKLSKYKPTINTSSLTLDLREMEATAMKALEFFNGTRHMVLYYEDLITNPSKLKQIQDFLKIPRMELTSRQVKIHKGALSEHIMNWVDVNKTLYGTSYEKFLEADY; encoded by the exons ATGGCAGAAACTATTGTGTTCTTGAATAAG GATGCTCTCATAATCAAATCTCCAAAGAAGTCTTCTTCACCAGTTTTAAGACTAATTGTATTAATATTTTcaatggtgtttggtgtttacATTTGTTCAATTTGTTTTAAACAAATAAACATCCAAACAAAGAACACGTTTCTTGACATTGAAGTAATCCAAAGGCCATGTTACAAAGCCTTCATTGATCGATCACAAATCCCTTTCTTGCATTATCCAAATCCCAAAACTttcaaaag ACTGGAATGTGTTGGGAATCCTGTGCGAttgtttgcaattttgtcaatgcAAAGATCGGGAAGTGGGTGGTTTGAGACTTTATTAAATAGTCATATAAATGTTAGCTCAAATGGTGAAATTTTTGGACAAAAATTTAGGAGAAATAATATTTCATCAATTATTAAAACACTTGATAGTGTTTATAATTTGGATTGGTTAACTAGTTCTTCCAAGAATGAGTGTTCTGCTGCAATTGGCTTCAAATGGATGCTTAatcag GGTTTGATGGAACACCCTAAAGAAATCGTGGACTACTTCAACGATAAGGGCGTTTCCGTAATTTTCTTATTAAGAAGAAACATGCTTCGTAGATTGGTTTCAATTCTTGCAAATTCGTACGATAAAGATGCCAAAATTTTAAATGGCATCCACGTGTCTCATGTCCACTCACACGAAGAG GCTTCAAAGCTTTCTAAATACAAACCTACAATCAACACATCATCACTAACATTGGATTTAAGAGAAATGGAAGCAACAGCCATGAAAGCACTCGAGTTCTTCAATGGAACAAGGCACATGGTCCTTTACTATGAGGATCTTATCACAAACCCATCT AAACTTAAACAAATTCAAGACTTTTTGAAGATCCCACGTATGGAGTTGACCAGTAGGCAAGTCAAGATTCACAAAGGGGCGTTATCGGAACATATAATGAATTGGGTTGATGTTAACAAAACTCTTTATGGGACTAGTTATGAGAAGTTTCTTGAAGCTGACTATTGA